The [Clostridium] celerecrescens 18A genomic sequence ATGACGGGAGCCAGGATGGCACCATGAAGATTCTGGACGGCCTGTCCAGGAAGGACAAAAAGGTAAAGGTCATCAGCTTTTCCAGAAACTTCGGACATGAGGCAGCTATGATTGCCGGTCTGGATTACAGCAGCGGGGATGGGGTCGTCTGCATGGATGCAGATTTACAGCATCCTCCCCAATATCTGCCGGAGATCGTCAGGAGGCTTGAGGAAGGCTATGATGTTATCAATATGGTGCGCACGAAAAATGAGTCCGCAGGGTGGTTTAAGAATTTTGCCTCCTCTGCCTTTTATCATTTGATCAACGTGCTTTCTGATGTGAAATTTGAACCGAACGCTTCTGACTTTTTTGTAATATCCCGGCGGGCTGGTGACGTACTTCGGGATAATTACAGGGAAAAGGTACGTTTTCTGCGGGGATATGTGCAAAACATTGGGTTTAACCGGACTACCATTGAATATGAGGCAGGAGTTAGGGTGGCAGGAGAAAGCAAATACAGCATTAAGAAGTTGATGGTATTTTCACTGAATACCATCATGTGCTTTTCTAATCTTCCGCTAAAACTTGGAATCTATGCCGGCTGCGGTGCAGGCATTCTGGGGATCATCATGATGATTTATACCATATGGAGCTGGGCAAGAGTAGGAACGCCAAACGGGTATGCTACCACCATTGTGCTGATTTGCTTTATGTTTTCGGTGTTGTTCCTGATTGTGGGGATTATAGGTAATTACATTGCCATCCTGTTTGCGGAGCTTAAGGACAGGCCTATTTATATTGTCGGAGAGACGAAGAATTTTACGGAGTAGATAGAGATTTTTAGATAAAGAATTTTAGATAAAGAGTTTTAGATAAGAATTTTAGATAAAGAATTTTAGATGAAGAATTTTAGATAAAGATTTTATGATAAGTAATGCGCTTTGAATCGGGCTTAAAAAGCCGTTTTTCAAAGCGCATTCTCTTGTTTGTTGAGCTTTATAGAGCTAAATCTTTATATGAGATATCATTGTGGATCTGCTTGCAACAGACTCATATGCAGTCTATTAATGTATTCCAGGACCGATTTCTTTTGTTTGGTTGGTAGCAGAATCGGTAGGGGCTGTTTTGGTCCCCGTTTGACCAGCCTGGCCGGCCTGGCTTTCTGGGGTACTAGTTCCTTCTGGCTGATCGGTGGCTGTCTGCGGAGTCACAGTACATACGCCATTAGCATCAGCGGTATAGGAAACTCCATCAAGTACAAAGGTAGCAGAGGCAGCCATCTTTCCGTCAGCTGGATTTAAGTAATACTGCTGTCCGCCTACCTGTGTCATACCGGTTGCCATGGCGCCGCTTCCGCCAAAGTAATACCAATATCCATCGACCTGTCTCCAGCCTACGGTCATCTTACCGGAAGAAGCGCTTAAATAGTACTTAGCTCCCCGTTCCTCAAGCCATCCGGACTGCATCTTTCCGTCATTACCAATGTAGTACCAGTTTCCATCTGGATTGATCCAGCCTGTAGTCATGGCTCCGTTCTGGTTAAAGAAATACCAGCTGTTATCAATCAGCTGCCATCCGATTGAGACAGCGCCGTTTCCTGCCAGATAATACTTTGAGGAGCCGTCGGTATGCCAGCCCGTTGCCATGGAACCGTCGTTATTTAAGTAATACCGGGCGCCGTTATTATCCAGCCATCCGGTGGACATCACGCCGTTTTCCTGTAGGAAGTACCACTTGTTGTTTAAGTTTTTCCAACCGGTAGCCATTTGGCCGGAAGAAGGATCCAGGTAGTAATACTGGCCGTTTAATTCCTGCCATCCGGTGGTCATGATACCATCAGAACCTAGGTAATACCGTGAACCGTTGTCAGTAAGCCATCCGGTGTTCATGGAACCGCTTTGATTGAAGAAATACCATTTGTCGGAAAGCTGCTTCCAACCGGTGTTCATTCGTCCGGAAGTTTCGTCAAGATAATAGCGCAACCCATCCTTATCAACCCATCCGGTGGCAGTCAGTCCTTCTTCGTTCATATAGAACCAACCTGATCCATCGTTGATCCAGGTGTTTTTCTGGATCGAATAATTCTGGTAGTAATAGGTCTTTCCTCCAATGGTTCTCCACATATTTCCCGGGAGCTTTGGAGTTAAGTCCTTATAGAGGAAATCTATGTCAACGTTCCCGTTGATCCCGTTAATCGAGCCGGTGCTGGTTACCTGCCACATGATCGGGTTGGAATAAACGTGTTTTGCCTCATAACGGGCAACCCATACGTCGTAATGCATATTAGATAAATCGATTTTATTTGATAACCAGTAATCATTGGCATACACAATGGGATAATATCCAGCATCTGCAATTCGTTGACAGAATGCATTGATTATCTCACTCACCTGTGCCGGCGGAAGGGTACCAAGGGTGGCACTGTCTTCTGCGTCAAAAGCGATGGGAAAGGAGATTGGATAATCCTTTACCAGACTGAGGACAAAATCTGCTTCCTCTCTGGCCATATCAGGAGTGGTAGCCAGAGAATAGATATAAGCGCCGACTTTCAGACCTGCCGCTGATGCACCTTGTACATTGGTATGGAAATAAGGGTCAACAACACCCTTGGATCTGGTGCCCAGCATGACAAAGCTTACATCATCTGCTGCTACAGACGCCCAGTTTACGTTTCCCTGCCATCTGGAAACGTCGATTCCTCTGGCAATTACCTCTTCAATCACCGTACCGTTTGCAAGCTGATAATGGCCATTGACCTTTTCATAGCCTGCTGCCCAGGAATTCATGGCCGGGCCAAACCCCGCAGACATTCCCATAAAGGCACATAATGCTGCTGCTGCAAACCGTATGCCTAATTTCTTGTGTCTCAATGTGATACCTCCTTATCATTCGAGTACTATGTAACGTTGTACGCTTTCTTGCTTCCGGAATGAAAACATAGGCGCACAAAAACAGAAGAAACTTACTTAGCAAGTTCCCCGGTAATCACGGCGGCACCATGCAAACTTATTTTTATTTGTATGGTCCGATATCCGTGTAAATAAAAGGGGTATCCGCGCCGAGGTGCAGATACCCACACAGATACTAATTCCTATGAGATCAGCCGGGGCCTGACGTAAGCCCTGGTGATAGCTGATATACGCCATTGCTTGAAGTATTGGAGGAACCACCAGGAGTATCGTTAGAAGAGCTTCCCGGTGCCCCGCTTAAGGTATTACTGTCGGAAGAGGAGCTTCCTCCCGGCCCGCCGGAGCCTGATGGAGTCGAGGTGGTCCCACCTGGCGTATTGGAGTTGCCTGTTGTTGAGCCACCGGGGGTGTTTCCGCCAGTTGAACCAGAAGGAGAACCGGAAGCATTTCCCTGGTAAGCTCCGTTGGAACCAAAGGTGTAACTTGTTCCATCAATGGTAAGGGTAGTGTTTGCCGCCATCTTACCGGTAGATGGATCAAGATAATAATAAACACCGGAGAGCTGTACCCAACCGGTCATCATATGACCGGAATCATTAAAATAATAATAGGAACCGTCGATCTGTTTCCAGCCGTGGGCCATCTTTCCGCTGGTATCCATGTAATACTTGTTGGTTCCATCACTGAGCCAACCGGTCATCATCCGCCCCAGCACAGACTTGGCATCCACGTTCAGATAGTAGTAGGCATTATCAATCTGTTTCCATCCGGTGACCATCTTGCCGTCAGAGCCGAAGTAAAACCAGTCGCTTCCAATCTGCCCCCATCCAATGGTACATTTTCCGTTTTCTTTGAAATAATACCAGCCGCCGTCCATTTCACGCCATCCGGTGGACATGGATCCGTCGCCCTTCATGTAGTAGTAGTCATTGCCTATTTTTAACCAGCCCTTAACTAGGACACCTGTATCATCCATTAGGTAATAGTATTTACCGCCGTTTTGTATCCATTTGGTAGCCATGGCGCCGTTGGAATGAAAATAGTACCAGTTACCGTTGATCTGTTTCCAACCAGTAGCCATAAAGCCTGTGGAGAGATCAAGAAAATAAAAGGTCCCGTCAGATGTTTTTACCCAACCTTTATGAGTAGAACCATCCTGGTCTATGTACTTCCACTGAGTGCCTTCTGAAACCCAGCCGGTGGCCCCCCAGGCCGTACCTGCCGGTATCAGAGTAGAGGTTCCTACAAGCCCTGCTATAAGCAGTGCTGTCATTTTCTTTCTGTATTGCATACCGTCCTTCCTCCTGTCTAGCCGTTTTATTCATATGCTGTAGTCCGCAGTGCAGCGAGTAAAACCGTAGGTTTTACTCGTTCACGGGCTTTCACCCTATGAAATAAGACGGATAAAGATTTTCGTTGTGCGGGGCACAACGAAAATCTTTATCCGTCTTATTTCGCACTGCTCATCGCTTTCGTGAACATTATACCACAGTACTGACAGAAATACCTAAACATTTTATTACGATTTGCGGACAATTTCCAAAAATCTCATTTTTTGGTGATTTTGGAGCATTTTTTGTAATAATTTTTTGCATACCGATACATGATTATGGTATATTCACCAAATTCATCTCCTAAGGCTGCCTTATATACTGCCCATAAACTCCAAAGAAAACCGCCAAGAGCGATATAAGCGTAAATGGTGTACTTCTCTTCCTCTGAAGGCTCCCGTTCCAGGTAGATCTTTATGAGGTCATCTGTTTCTTCTTCATTGTAATAGGAGTAGATCGCACTCATGCTGATATCTATAAGGGGATCACACATTCCGGAATATTCCCAATCAATTAAGCGCACGTTACCGTCGGGCATCATTAAAAAGTTATCGACCACTGTATCAATATGGGAAAGGACTTTCTCGTGCTTTAAGTTATCCAATTGGTCTAATAGCTCAGTCATCTCCCTGCGGACAACATCGTAATCGTCAAACGGGATACCGCCGTGGGCTTTGCAAAGCTTTTCGTAAAAGTCGATCCGTTCGCGAATGTCAAAGGAATGGTCCACCTTAAGCCCGGATTTGTGGAGCCTTCGGACAACCGCCATGCAGCGTTCCATTTCTTCCCTGCTGGAAGGATTGGCATTGTGAGTACCTTCATAAAATTCCGCAATCTTATATCCGGTTTCCCCATTAAAGTAAATGACCTTTTCCGTAATATCCAGTCCGCTTAAGGCATCATAAACTGCTTTTTCCTGCTGACGGTTAATCAGTAGCTCTGTTCCGGCTCCCGGGATGCGGCAAATATAATGGCGGTCCTTAATTTTAAATAGGAAGGATTTGTTTGTCATACCTGATTTTAAGCACCTTATTTCTGTGATTTCTGACTCCGGTACCTGGAATACGGTCGATACTAATTCCATTGCTTCATTATCAGAATGGTGCTGATACTTCAAATCAAAGCGGCGAAGCTCTTCCAGGTTCTCAAATTCATATACTTCGTCAGCCGGCCTTCGGTTGACGTATAAATCAATGTCCTGTTTTGCTTCCGGAATATGAGGAAGCCTTTTGGCAGCTTCTCCGGACATCATTTCCATATAGACATTTTCCCAGTAAAACTGCTCGGTTCCAGGAAGGTTATAATAATGTTCCAGTACGGTTAAAAATTGTTCTGAGAATAATTTTGAGAAAAAAACCGGCCCATACATCACCCACTTGTCCTGGCCGCCTACGGATACATTTAAAATGCGTCCCTTCTTATTATAATCAAGACACCATTCGGAGGTTTCTCCTTCCATATATGACGCTGAGTACCATGCGCCGCTTTCATAAGCATGATACATATTGTGGCGCATCCAGTTATCGGAAGAAAGAACATACATATTTCTGCCCCGGAGAAGCTTGCGGGCATGATAAATGGTGGTCAGGGTGTTTTTCTGGGAATACTCGGGGTTATATAGAAGCTTAACCTGATATTTGTCTATAAGGTATTCAAACTTTTCCTTTAAATATCCGACCACAATGGTGATATCCTTAATTCCTGCTTCATGTAGCTGGCGGATCTGCCGTTCGATCATTCGTTCTCCGAATACTTCCAGCAGGCCTTTGGGGGTTTCGAAAGTTAAGGGAACGAAGCGGGAGCCGAAGCCGGCGGCGATGATGACGGCGCCGTCTACTTTATTTTCGTTTAAAAGGGCTTGGCCGTCTGGGAGTAGTTCGTATAGGTCATTTCCGTTTCCAATCTCAATGTACTTTTTTTCTATGCATTCCTTTATTAAGTTATTAACAGTTCCCAGGGAAACGCTAAGCTCTTTTGATAAATCTCTCTGTGTGACTGCCGGGTTTTCCAGAATGGAACGGCAGATGATGACGTTACGATCCATAGTCGTGTGACCTCCGTATAGTTAATAAATTGGTAAATTGCGTAAGACGTTCAGAAATTGATATTATTATAGATATATGAACATTATACCATTGAAATGGCAAATTGCAATAGGGATTGCGATAGGGGGGTGAAAGGAGATTGAGATTGAATAGTGATAGGGATTGCGTTTGGATTGTGAACGGAGTATGTACTTGGAGATTGCGATAGAAGATTGTCGTATGGCCTGGTCTAAGGTGCCTGAGAATTAATTATGAATTGATTATGATATGTTATTAATCTTGTACTGTTTTTCTCTGTGACAGACTTTGATTGTTACATTTAGCAGGAAAAAGGTGACTTATTGATCTGGAGAGAGCTCTGTTTTCCGCTTCTGGAGCGGCACATATAATAAGGTTTATCAAGAAAAAACAGAAGAATAAGTCTATAAAAACAGGATTGTACTAATAAAAATACAATCTGATCCCCGAATTGCATTTTCGTAAAGATTATGTAAGAAAATGCACAGAGAAATGTTATAGCATTTTCCAAAAAATTGTATTATACTATACCATGTGATGGAGGAATTGATAGCTTCTGCCGGAAATGTAAATATTTTTTTGTTTTTGCAAAAAATGCAAAAAAAGTAAAAAAGGTATTGATAATTTCCATTATAGGAAGTATAATTACCTCGTAATGCAATTAGGAATTTCGAAGAGTATTTCAAAAAGAAAAAAGGAGAGTGCATTAATTATGAGAAAGCAGACCAAATTAGTTGCTGTATTATCAACAGCAGCACTGCTTGCATTAGGCGCTTCCATGTCCTCTTTCGCAGCAACTGGCTGGCAGGAAGAAAATGGTTCATGGGTGTACTATGACAAGAACGGCGACTTAGAGACAGAGAAATGGGAGAAATCAGGAGATAACTGGTTTTACCTCAATGAAGATGGCGAGATGGCTACCGATGTACTTGTTGAGTACAATGACAACTACTATTATGTAGATGAGAACGGTTCTATGGTAGCTAATAAGTGGGTTTCCATTGAGAACGATGATTATGATGGCGATGATGATAATGAGCCTTTAAATCATTGGTACTATTTTGGTTCTAATGGTAAAGCATATAAGAGCTCCAGCACCAGCAACAGCGCTTCTTTCAAGACCATTAATGGAAAGAAATACATCTTTGAT encodes the following:
- a CDS encoding glycosyltransferase family 2 protein, with the translated sequence MGKTISVVVSCYNEELALDQFYQETASILNKLNWDYELIFVNDGSQDGTMKILDGLSRKDKKVKVISFSRNFGHEAAMIAGLDYSSGDGVVCMDADLQHPPQYLPEIVRRLEEGYDVINMVRTKNESAGWFKNFASSAFYHLINVLSDVKFEPNASDFFVISRRAGDVLRDNYREKVRFLRGYVQNIGFNRTTIEYEAGVRVAGESKYSIKKLMVFSLNTIMCFSNLPLKLGIYAGCGAGILGIIMMIYTIWSWARVGTPNGYATTIVLICFMFSVLFLIVGIIGNYIAILFAELKDRPIYIVGETKNFTE
- a CDS encoding GH25 family lysozyme encodes the protein MRHKKLGIRFAAAALCAFMGMSAGFGPAMNSWAAGYEKVNGHYQLANGTVIEEVIARGIDVSRWQGNVNWASVAADDVSFVMLGTRSKGVVDPYFHTNVQGASAAGLKVGAYIYSLATTPDMAREEADFVLSLVKDYPISFPIAFDAEDSATLGTLPPAQVSEIINAFCQRIADAGYYPIVYANDYWLSNKIDLSNMHYDVWVARYEAKHVYSNPIMWQVTSTGSINGINGNVDIDFLYKDLTPKLPGNMWRTIGGKTYYYQNYSIQKNTWINDGSGWFYMNEEGLTATGWVDKDGLRYYLDETSGRMNTGWKQLSDKWYFFNQSGSMNTGWLTDNGSRYYLGSDGIMTTGWQELNGQYYYLDPSSGQMATGWKNLNNKWYFLQENGVMSTGWLDNNGARYYLNNDGSMATGWHTDGSSKYYLAGNGAVSIGWQLIDNSWYFFNQNGAMTTGWINPDGNWYYIGNDGKMQSGWLEERGAKYYLSASSGKMTVGWRQVDGYWYYFGGSGAMATGMTQVGGQQYYLNPADGKMAASATFVLDGVSYTADANGVCTVTPQTATDQPEGTSTPESQAGQAGQTGTKTAPTDSATNQTKEIGPGIH
- a CDS encoding N-acetylmuramoyl-L-alanine amidase family protein, with translation MQYRKKMTALLIAGLVGTSTLIPAGTAWGATGWVSEGTQWKYIDQDGSTHKGWVKTSDGTFYFLDLSTGFMATGWKQINGNWYYFHSNGAMATKWIQNGGKYYYLMDDTGVLVKGWLKIGNDYYYMKGDGSMSTGWREMDGGWYYFKENGKCTIGWGQIGSDWFYFGSDGKMVTGWKQIDNAYYYLNVDAKSVLGRMMTGWLSDGTNKYYMDTSGKMAHGWKQIDGSYYYFNDSGHMMTGWVQLSGVYYYLDPSTGKMAANTTLTIDGTSYTFGSNGAYQGNASGSPSGSTGGNTPGGSTTGNSNTPGGTTSTPSGSGGPGGSSSSDSNTLSGAPGSSSNDTPGGSSNTSSNGVYQLSPGLTSGPG
- a CDS encoding sugar phosphate nucleotidyltransferase; the encoded protein is MDRNVIICRSILENPAVTQRDLSKELSVSLGTVNNLIKECIEKKYIEIGNGNDLYELLPDGQALLNENKVDGAVIIAAGFGSRFVPLTFETPKGLLEVFGERMIERQIRQLHEAGIKDITIVVGYLKEKFEYLIDKYQVKLLYNPEYSQKNTLTTIYHARKLLRGRNMYVLSSDNWMRHNMYHAYESGAWYSASYMEGETSEWCLDYNKKGRILNVSVGGQDKWVMYGPVFFSKLFSEQFLTVLEHYYNLPGTEQFYWENVYMEMMSGEAAKRLPHIPEAKQDIDLYVNRRPADEVYEFENLEELRRFDLKYQHHSDNEAMELVSTVFQVPESEITEIRCLKSGMTNKSFLFKIKDRHYICRIPGAGTELLINRQQEKAVYDALSGLDITEKVIYFNGETGYKIAEFYEGTHNANPSSREEMERCMAVVRRLHKSGLKVDHSFDIRERIDFYEKLCKAHGGIPFDDYDVVRREMTELLDQLDNLKHEKVLSHIDTVVDNFLMMPDGNVRLIDWEYSGMCDPLIDISMSAIYSYYNEEETDDLIKIYLEREPSEEEKYTIYAYIALGGFLWSLWAVYKAALGDEFGEYTIIMYRYAKNYYKKCSKITKK